Proteins encoded in a region of the Corallococcus caeni genome:
- a CDS encoding DUF420 domain-containing protein has product MSNAASGLSPSSSSTRDRSFFIAIGVVSAGALALLAWLLLIRRGGAGMGVDLRFMPAVNAGLNATAAALLLGGWVAIKRGARRVHQNLMVSAFIASALFLVGYLAYHFVHGDTRYVGDLRALYLTLLASHVLLSMPVLPLALVAFYFSWRQQFARHRKVTRWLAPIWLYVSVTGVVVFFMLRGGVPAVP; this is encoded by the coding sequence ATGTCCAACGCCGCCTCCGGGCTGTCCCCGTCGTCCTCGTCCACCCGCGACCGCTCTTTCTTCATCGCGATCGGCGTGGTGTCCGCCGGTGCGCTGGCGCTGCTGGCGTGGCTGCTGCTCATCCGGCGCGGAGGCGCGGGGATGGGCGTGGACCTGCGCTTCATGCCGGCGGTGAACGCGGGGCTCAACGCGACGGCGGCGGCGCTGCTCCTGGGCGGGTGGGTGGCCATCAAGCGCGGCGCGCGGCGGGTGCACCAGAACCTGATGGTGAGCGCGTTCATCGCGTCCGCGCTGTTCCTGGTGGGCTACCTCGCCTACCACTTCGTGCACGGGGACACGCGCTACGTGGGCGACTTGCGCGCGCTGTACCTGACGCTGCTGGCCAGCCACGTGCTGCTGTCCATGCCGGTGCTGCCGCTGGCGCTGGTGGCCTTCTACTTCTCCTGGCGGCAGCAGTTCGCCCGGCACCGCAAGGTGACGCGGTGGCTGGCGCCCATCTGGCTCTACGTGTCGGTGACGGGCGTGGTGGTGTTCTTCATGCTGCGCGGCGGCGTGCCCGCGGTGCCCTGA
- a CDS encoding ATP-binding protein, with amino-acid sequence MSPSVSDADLSVCDREPIHLLGGIQPRGVLIAFGKDTDAIRVVSANAAALLGAGPDALLGKPLAGVLPHGLLARVEAGAGPGPVTVEVSGQRCSALLHDSDGLRVLELEPLPDEDVGAEESALGAVQRLVSPLARAKGTAALLQEAADAVREVIGYDRVMVYRFHADFHGEVVAESVREGVDSFLGLHFPASDIPVQARALYTRHPVRLIADVDAKVVGLVPPLLPGTQRPLDLSGAALRSVSEVHLEYLRNMGVGASFSVSLLKDGQLWGLMACHHLTPRKVSAARRQACEVLARLLSLQLAAEERGLEAAAQARRASLLNALVMPKLGERTPARALEAQAPLLMELTGAHGVALVLGASAGPESSPLLLGTTPSAEEVRALVAWLSERELPDDVLHVDRLGDVYPPLASRADVAAGLLAVRLDPSVPHFALWFRPEVARTVSWAGNPNKPVRPEPGHERLRPRASFDVWREERRGASMPWSMQDLEAARALKGALVGVVLRHAEELARLSRELARSNAELDAFGGTVAHDLKEPLRGILQYSSFLQEDFGPVLGEDGRAQLESLTWLARRTHGLLDDLFEYSRLGRLDLSWEETDQQALVDDVLKTLGARLEEGRVEVRLPRRLPTVACDAVRIRQVWANLITNAAKYQTAEPRWVEVGFVGPGETRPQAARHASAPYLFYVRDPGIGIAPQFHEAIFELFRRLHPAQAYGGGTGAGLAIARRLVSLHGGALWVDSAPGKGSTFYFTLGEGPRS; translated from the coding sequence ATGTCCCCGTCCGTCTCTGATGCCGACCTCAGCGTCTGTGACCGTGAACCCATCCACCTGCTGGGCGGCATCCAACCCCGGGGCGTGCTCATCGCCTTCGGGAAGGACACGGACGCCATCCGCGTCGTGAGCGCCAACGCGGCCGCGCTGCTCGGCGCAGGGCCGGACGCGCTCCTGGGCAAGCCCCTCGCCGGCGTGCTGCCGCACGGGCTGCTCGCGCGCGTGGAGGCGGGCGCGGGGCCGGGCCCCGTCACCGTGGAGGTGTCGGGGCAGCGCTGCTCCGCGCTCCTGCACGACAGCGACGGGCTGCGCGTGCTGGAGCTGGAGCCGCTGCCGGACGAGGACGTGGGCGCGGAGGAGAGCGCGCTGGGCGCGGTGCAGCGGCTGGTGTCGCCGTTGGCGCGCGCGAAGGGGACGGCCGCGCTGCTCCAGGAGGCCGCGGACGCGGTGCGCGAAGTCATCGGCTACGACCGGGTGATGGTCTACCGCTTCCACGCGGACTTCCACGGCGAGGTCGTGGCGGAGAGCGTGCGCGAGGGCGTGGACTCCTTCCTGGGCCTGCACTTCCCGGCGAGCGACATCCCCGTGCAGGCGCGCGCCCTCTACACGCGCCACCCCGTGCGCCTCATCGCGGACGTGGACGCGAAGGTCGTGGGGCTGGTGCCCCCGCTGCTGCCCGGCACCCAGCGCCCGCTGGACCTGTCCGGCGCCGCGCTCCGCAGCGTGTCGGAAGTCCACCTGGAGTACCTGCGCAACATGGGCGTGGGCGCGTCCTTCAGCGTGTCGCTCCTGAAGGACGGGCAGCTCTGGGGCCTGATGGCCTGCCACCACCTGACGCCCCGGAAGGTGTCCGCCGCGCGGCGGCAGGCGTGCGAGGTGCTGGCGCGGCTGCTGTCGCTCCAGCTGGCCGCGGAGGAGCGGGGCCTGGAGGCCGCCGCCCAGGCACGCCGCGCGTCGCTGCTCAACGCGCTGGTCATGCCGAAGCTGGGCGAGCGCACCCCCGCGCGGGCGCTGGAGGCCCAGGCTCCGCTGCTGATGGAGCTCACGGGCGCCCACGGCGTCGCGCTGGTGCTGGGCGCGAGCGCGGGCCCCGAGTCGTCGCCGCTGCTGCTGGGCACCACGCCGTCGGCGGAGGAGGTGCGCGCGCTGGTGGCGTGGCTGTCGGAGCGGGAGCTGCCGGACGACGTCCTCCACGTGGACCGGCTGGGGGACGTGTACCCGCCGCTGGCCTCGCGCGCGGACGTGGCCGCGGGCCTGCTGGCGGTGCGCCTGGATCCTTCCGTGCCGCACTTCGCGCTGTGGTTCCGGCCGGAGGTGGCGCGCACCGTGTCGTGGGCCGGCAACCCGAACAAGCCCGTGCGTCCGGAGCCCGGCCATGAACGGCTGCGCCCCCGCGCGTCCTTCGACGTGTGGCGCGAGGAGAGGCGGGGCGCGTCCATGCCCTGGTCCATGCAGGACCTGGAGGCGGCGCGCGCGCTCAAGGGCGCGCTGGTGGGCGTGGTGCTGCGGCACGCGGAGGAGCTGGCCCGGCTGTCGCGGGAGCTGGCCCGCTCCAACGCGGAGCTGGACGCGTTCGGCGGCACCGTGGCGCACGACCTGAAGGAGCCCCTGCGCGGCATCCTCCAGTACAGCTCCTTCCTCCAGGAGGACTTCGGCCCCGTGCTGGGAGAGGACGGCCGCGCGCAGCTGGAGTCGCTGACGTGGCTGGCCAGGCGCACGCACGGCCTGCTCGACGACCTCTTCGAGTACAGCCGCCTAGGCCGGCTGGACCTGTCGTGGGAGGAGACGGACCAGCAGGCCCTGGTGGACGACGTGCTGAAGACGCTGGGCGCGAGGCTGGAGGAGGGCAGGGTGGAGGTCCGCCTGCCCCGCCGCCTGCCGACAGTGGCGTGTGACGCCGTCCGCATCCGCCAGGTGTGGGCCAACCTCATCACCAACGCGGCCAAGTACCAGACAGCCGAGCCGCGCTGGGTGGAGGTGGGCTTCGTGGGTCCGGGAGAAACGCGGCCACAGGCGGCGCGTCATGCCTCCGCGCCCTACCTTTTCTACGTGAGAGACCCCGGCATCGGCATCGCACCGCAGTTCCACGAAGCCATCTTCGAGCTGTTCCGCCGCCTGCACCCCGCGCAGGCCTATGGCGGCGGCACGGGGGCGGGGCTCGCCATCGCGCGCCGGCTGGTGTCGCTGCATGGCGGCGCGCTCTGGGTGGACTCCGCGCCGGGGAAGGGCTCCACGTTCTACTTCACGCTGGGCGAGGGACCGCGCTCATGA
- a CDS encoding DUF1585 domain-containing protein, translating into MFSVRCLAPLASAALLLALPAAAEEAVCAPVAKVPLERHLRQLSLDLLGRPPTMEEYKAFQAKGSVTADDVRKMMKDESFYTRMREFHRALLRSNINGSVQGNGDYRVSGTPLSFAGNNSNALRGGQSQRCDGEIAQDACKANPQDAHQDNSTPPACRDAQGVPLPVSYDYDPNFYQCRQLDVNATEPELKFADCNALKANATYGKYVNFCDNRYNSTAGKSVGYLCLPDPNKNTTNVLVASPATGVITAWVQPGGGTGLRLDRCGFDISKDSGGKDLPLGKWRPQTGCVQREGYVTTAVQPYWSTTTDPVKVCAVEAQDRPTNPYTGESCETARFNGDRSCGCGDKMRRCEVSDVHTARVAAFNEEPLFITDSVVRNDEPYFNILTTRRSYVNGPLSEFYRQRQGVGVFSVKAPADSAVLPAVTYASTTQWSEYVRDSTHSGVLTTPAFLYRFPTQRARVNEFYEAFLCKHFAPAADASLPPPDDACNRENNLAKRCGCNYCHATIEPTGAHWGRYAERSALFLSPDQFPRLDVKCRDCALNGDTGCGGECSQYVMQAFDGDGANSLGLLKTYLYRTADEEKNIEGGPQALVRRMMETGDLERCTVKRIWNEFLGRAMTAEEQRLYLQTLSQDFAKNNHSLKGLIEQVVMSDAYRRID; encoded by the coding sequence GTGTTCAGCGTGCGTTGTCTTGCCCCCCTGGCGAGCGCCGCCCTCCTGCTCGCCCTGCCCGCGGCCGCTGAAGAAGCGGTGTGCGCGCCCGTGGCGAAGGTTCCCTTGGAGCGGCACCTACGTCAGCTTTCTCTCGATTTGCTGGGACGTCCTCCGACGATGGAGGAGTACAAGGCGTTCCAGGCCAAGGGCTCCGTCACGGCGGACGACGTCCGCAAGATGATGAAGGACGAGTCCTTCTACACGCGGATGCGCGAGTTCCACCGCGCCCTCCTGCGCTCCAACATCAACGGCAGCGTGCAGGGCAACGGCGACTACCGCGTGTCCGGCACGCCGCTGAGCTTCGCCGGCAACAACTCCAACGCGCTGCGCGGCGGCCAGAGCCAGCGCTGTGACGGGGAGATTGCCCAGGACGCCTGCAAGGCGAACCCGCAGGACGCGCACCAGGACAACTCCACGCCGCCCGCCTGCCGCGACGCGCAGGGCGTGCCGCTGCCGGTCAGCTACGACTACGACCCGAACTTCTACCAGTGCCGCCAGCTGGACGTGAACGCCACGGAGCCGGAGCTGAAGTTCGCGGACTGCAACGCGCTGAAGGCGAACGCGACGTACGGCAAGTACGTGAACTTCTGCGACAACCGCTACAACAGCACCGCGGGCAAGTCCGTGGGCTACCTCTGCCTGCCGGACCCGAACAAGAACACCACCAACGTGCTGGTGGCGTCGCCGGCCACGGGCGTCATCACCGCCTGGGTGCAGCCCGGCGGCGGGACGGGGCTGAGGCTGGATCGCTGCGGGTTCGACATCAGCAAGGACTCCGGCGGCAAGGACCTCCCGCTCGGCAAGTGGAGGCCGCAGACGGGCTGCGTGCAGCGCGAGGGCTACGTCACCACCGCGGTGCAGCCCTACTGGTCCACCACCACGGACCCGGTGAAGGTGTGCGCGGTGGAGGCGCAGGACCGCCCGACGAACCCGTACACCGGCGAGTCCTGTGAGACGGCGCGCTTCAACGGCGACCGCAGCTGCGGCTGCGGCGACAAGATGCGCCGCTGCGAGGTCAGCGACGTGCACACCGCGCGCGTCGCCGCCTTCAACGAGGAGCCGCTCTTCATCACGGACTCCGTGGTGCGCAACGACGAGCCCTACTTCAACATCCTCACCACCCGCCGCTCCTACGTGAACGGCCCGCTGTCGGAGTTCTACCGGCAGCGCCAGGGCGTGGGCGTCTTCAGCGTGAAGGCCCCCGCGGACAGCGCGGTGCTGCCCGCCGTGACGTACGCGAGCACCACCCAGTGGAGCGAGTACGTGCGCGACAGCACCCACTCCGGCGTGCTCACCACGCCCGCGTTCCTCTACCGCTTCCCCACCCAGCGCGCCCGCGTGAACGAGTTCTACGAGGCGTTCCTCTGCAAGCACTTCGCCCCGGCCGCGGACGCGTCCCTGCCGCCCCCGGACGACGCCTGCAACCGCGAGAACAACCTGGCCAAGCGCTGCGGCTGCAACTACTGCCACGCCACCATCGAGCCCACGGGCGCGCACTGGGGCCGCTACGCGGAGCGCTCCGCGCTGTTCCTGTCCCCGGACCAGTTCCCCCGCCTGGACGTGAAGTGCCGCGACTGCGCCCTCAACGGCGACACCGGCTGCGGCGGCGAGTGCAGCCAGTACGTGATGCAGGCCTTCGACGGCGACGGCGCCAACTCGCTGGGCCTCCTGAAGACGTACCTCTACCGCACCGCGGACGAGGAGAAGAACATCGAGGGCGGCCCGCAGGCGCTCGTGCGGCGCATGATGGAGACGGGCGACCTGGAGCGCTGCACCGTCAAGCGCATCTGGAACGAGTTCCTGGGCCGCGCGATGACGGCCGAGGAGCAGCGGCTGTACCTGCAGACGCTGTCGCAGGACTTCGCCAAGAACAACCACAGCCTCAAGGGCCTCATCGAGCAGGTGGTGATGTCCGACGCGTACCGGAGGATCGACTGA
- a CDS encoding DUF1501 domain-containing protein — translation MKKTPQDELSPERRTFLKAGAGFMGSLLLGGIPFKAVAQATNLAAPDRCFVFVYFSGGWDQLLAFDPRDPAVFTADRVSETRIMPGYNLLTDSAFAQTPIVPKERAGAGPATMTFGPAVGALSDHYDLMTVVRGINMSTLTHEVGYRYFLTGKMPIGSAARGSSTATEIVGQMKPTVPIPSIAQGVESYNDRYGGYANALRVSGLADLVLTLDPPSAARQLDSEIEKSLIDLNGQPITCEEQALTARGVGTSYESSRAQMQTVMENKLSDSFRFQLAANQSVRDFYGLNNQAYPYNSAAGRAAMVATALKKGISQCVSINLAGGLDTHFGTQQTHATNQRAGFNALNLLVNDLRQTAHPGGGNFMDHTTILVFSEFARTPTINATGGRDHHLSNSCLLMGAGIKHNLVVGRSGDIGMSPGTVDLRTGANDPNGSNIFPEHIIATVLASAKLDYSITRVDPLRFILA, via the coding sequence ATGAAGAAGACGCCCCAAGACGAACTCAGCCCCGAGCGCCGCACCTTCCTCAAGGCCGGAGCCGGCTTCATGGGCTCCCTGCTGCTGGGAGGCATCCCCTTCAAGGCCGTGGCCCAGGCGACGAACCTGGCCGCGCCCGACCGCTGCTTCGTGTTCGTGTACTTCAGCGGCGGCTGGGACCAGCTGCTCGCCTTCGACCCGCGTGACCCGGCGGTGTTCACCGCGGACCGCGTCTCCGAGACGCGCATCATGCCGGGCTACAACCTGCTCACGGACTCGGCGTTCGCGCAGACCCCCATCGTCCCCAAGGAGCGCGCGGGCGCCGGCCCCGCGACCATGACCTTCGGGCCCGCGGTGGGCGCGCTGTCGGACCACTACGACCTGATGACGGTGGTGCGCGGCATCAACATGAGCACGCTCACCCACGAGGTGGGCTACCGCTACTTCCTCACCGGGAAGATGCCCATTGGCAGCGCGGCGCGCGGCTCCTCCACCGCGACGGAGATCGTGGGCCAGATGAAGCCCACGGTGCCCATCCCGTCCATCGCCCAGGGCGTGGAGTCCTACAACGACCGCTACGGCGGCTACGCCAACGCGCTGCGCGTCAGCGGCCTGGCGGACCTGGTGCTCACGCTGGATCCGCCCAGCGCGGCGCGCCAGCTGGACAGCGAAATCGAGAAGAGCCTCATCGACCTCAACGGCCAGCCCATCACCTGCGAGGAGCAGGCGCTCACCGCGCGGGGCGTGGGCACGTCGTATGAGAGCAGCCGCGCCCAGATGCAGACGGTGATGGAGAACAAGCTGTCGGACTCGTTCCGCTTCCAGCTGGCGGCCAACCAGTCCGTGCGCGACTTCTACGGGCTCAACAACCAGGCCTACCCGTACAACAGCGCCGCGGGCCGCGCCGCCATGGTGGCCACGGCCCTGAAGAAGGGCATCAGCCAGTGCGTGTCCATCAACCTGGCCGGCGGCCTGGACACCCACTTCGGCACGCAGCAGACGCACGCGACCAACCAGCGCGCGGGCTTCAACGCGCTGAACCTGCTGGTGAATGACCTCCGCCAGACGGCGCACCCCGGCGGCGGCAACTTCATGGACCACACCACCATCCTGGTGTTCAGCGAGTTCGCTCGCACGCCCACCATCAACGCCACCGGCGGGCGCGACCACCACCTGTCCAACAGCTGCCTGCTGATGGGCGCGGGCATCAAGCACAACCTGGTGGTGGGCCGCAGCGGTGACATCGGCATGTCGCCGGGCACGGTGGACCTGCGCACCGGCGCCAACGACCCGAACGGCTCCAACATCTTCCCCGAGCACATCATCGCGACGGTGCTGGCCTCGGCGAAGCTGGACTACAGCATCACGCGGGTGGACCCGCTGCGGTTCATCCTTGCCTGA
- a CDS encoding response regulator — protein MTPLLLVEDSDPDAEALMRIAKRMPLPVPVVRVRDGENALDYLYQRGGYADAERPVLILLDLHMPGIGGREVLATLKADPALRSIPVIIFSSSVEVEDVDGAYADGANSYLFKPEVGPQLQATAEALHAFWFKAARLPVSQAQEPEA, from the coding sequence ATGACGCCGCTGCTGCTGGTGGAGGACAGTGATCCGGACGCGGAGGCGCTGATGCGCATCGCGAAGCGTATGCCGCTGCCGGTGCCGGTGGTGCGCGTGCGCGACGGCGAGAACGCCTTGGACTACCTCTACCAGCGCGGCGGGTACGCGGACGCGGAGCGCCCGGTGCTCATCCTGCTGGACCTGCACATGCCGGGCATCGGCGGGCGCGAGGTGCTCGCCACGCTGAAGGCGGACCCGGCCCTGCGCTCCATTCCCGTCATCATCTTCTCCTCCTCCGTGGAGGTGGAGGACGTGGACGGCGCCTACGCGGACGGCGCCAACAGCTACCTCTTCAAGCCGGAGGTCGGTCCCCAGCTGCAGGCCACCGCCGAAGCCCTCCATGCCTTCTGGTTCAAGGCCGCGCGCCTGCCCGTGTCCCAGGCCCAGGAGCCGGAGGCATGA
- a CDS encoding biliverdin-producing heme oxygenase — protein MALLQRLKTETRPHHERTEGVVRLMDARLTPADYQRHLEDFHGLYAPLEALLAGPLSALEPALDLEARWKTPLLEADLRAMGHDTASLARLPRASPLPALPGLAEALGCAYVLEGSTLGGQLILRHLTRHFGPDARVGSFAFFRAYGDRVGPMWRAFGDVVTRASERAASESFDAAVVQGARDTFDTFAAWLMREHDVPVRL, from the coding sequence TTGGCACTGCTGCAGCGGTTGAAGACGGAGACGCGCCCGCACCACGAGCGCACGGAGGGCGTGGTGCGTCTCATGGACGCGCGGCTGACGCCCGCGGACTACCAGCGCCACCTGGAGGACTTCCACGGCCTCTACGCGCCCCTGGAGGCGCTGCTCGCCGGGCCCCTGTCGGCCCTGGAGCCGGCGCTGGACCTGGAGGCGCGCTGGAAGACGCCGCTGCTGGAGGCGGACCTGCGCGCCATGGGGCACGACACGGCCTCGCTCGCGCGGCTTCCTCGCGCATCCCCGCTGCCGGCCCTGCCGGGGCTGGCGGAGGCGCTGGGCTGCGCGTACGTGCTGGAGGGCTCCACGTTGGGCGGCCAGCTCATCCTGCGCCACCTGACGCGCCACTTCGGCCCGGACGCGCGCGTGGGGAGCTTCGCCTTCTTCCGGGCCTATGGCGACCGGGTGGGCCCCATGTGGCGCGCCTTCGGTGACGTCGTCACCCGGGCGTCCGAACGGGCGGCCTCCGAGTCCTTCGACGCGGCCGTCGTGCAGGGCGCCCGCGACACCTTCGACACCTTCGCCGCCTGGCTGATGCGAGAGCACGATGTCCCCGTCCGTCTCTGA
- a CDS encoding hybrid sensor histidine kinase/response regulator translates to MSLRVLLVDDGMADRLAVSRALARDPDMKWEVVPVSSAEDALAYLSANGVDAMLLDYHLPGMNGVSLLQQLSALGLPQVPAVVVLTGSGNERVAVDAMKAGAQDYLVKEAFSPERLRRSLRAAVETMRMTRELEERRLRAERAEAAAREALAVRDELFSLATHDLKGPLQIMTLNAQVLRRQIPAASMTPALETRLGHIVRAAHRMGELIDHFLEVTRGQERPLKREPLDLLAMVRGKVRELEANASRHHFILEVPDGRDFTGEWDSHALERVLENLMGNAVKYSAADSTVIVRLSVEDGDSQQFVLLAVTDQGIGIPVADLPFVFERFHRGRNVSQDVSGSGVGLASARRMVELHGGTLAVESVEGQGSTFTVRLPRGIPLSAGPTPAPPGPAPTSGGPEYTAS, encoded by the coding sequence ATGAGCCTGCGCGTGCTGCTCGTCGACGACGGCATGGCGGACCGCCTCGCGGTCAGCCGCGCGCTGGCGCGTGACCCGGACATGAAGTGGGAGGTGGTGCCGGTGTCCTCCGCGGAGGACGCGCTGGCGTACCTGTCCGCCAACGGCGTGGACGCGATGCTGCTCGACTACCACCTGCCCGGCATGAACGGCGTCTCCCTGCTCCAGCAGCTGTCGGCGCTGGGGCTGCCCCAGGTGCCCGCCGTGGTGGTGCTCACCGGCAGCGGCAACGAGCGCGTGGCGGTGGACGCCATGAAGGCCGGCGCCCAGGACTACCTGGTGAAGGAGGCCTTCAGCCCGGAGCGCCTGCGCCGCAGCCTGCGCGCCGCGGTGGAGACGATGCGCATGACGCGCGAGCTGGAGGAGCGCCGCCTGCGCGCCGAGCGCGCCGAGGCCGCCGCCCGCGAGGCCCTGGCCGTGCGCGACGAGCTCTTCTCGCTGGCGACGCACGACCTGAAGGGCCCGCTGCAGATCATGACGCTCAACGCGCAGGTGCTGCGCCGGCAGATCCCCGCCGCTTCGATGACGCCCGCGCTGGAGACGCGCCTGGGCCACATCGTGCGCGCGGCGCACCGCATGGGCGAGCTCATCGACCACTTCCTGGAGGTGACGCGCGGCCAGGAGCGCCCGCTCAAGCGCGAGCCCCTGGACCTGCTGGCCATGGTGCGCGGCAAGGTGCGCGAGCTGGAGGCCAACGCGTCGCGCCACCACTTCATCCTGGAGGTGCCGGACGGGCGCGACTTCACCGGCGAATGGGATTCGCACGCCCTGGAGCGCGTGCTGGAGAACCTGATGGGCAACGCGGTGAAGTACAGCGCCGCGGACTCCACCGTCATCGTGCGCCTGTCGGTGGAGGACGGGGACTCGCAGCAGTTCGTGCTGCTCGCCGTGACGGACCAGGGCATCGGCATCCCGGTGGCGGACCTGCCCTTCGTCTTCGAGCGCTTCCACCGCGGCCGCAACGTGTCCCAGGACGTGTCCGGCAGCGGCGTGGGCCTGGCCAGCGCGCGCCGCATGGTGGAGCTGCACGGCGGCACGCTCGCCGTGGAGAGCGTGGAGGGCCAGGGCTCCACCTTCACCGTGCGCCTGCCCCGGGGCATCCCGCTCTCCGCAGGCCCCACGCCGGCCCCGCCAGGGCCCGCGCCCACCAGCGGCGGCCCCGAGTACACCGCGTCGTGA